In Pelmatolapia mariae isolate MD_Pm_ZW linkage group LG2, Pm_UMD_F_2, whole genome shotgun sequence, one DNA window encodes the following:
- the glrbb gene encoding glycine receptor, beta b, producing the protein MGTRKFAIILLVLFLCLDGGFAKEKGAKKGKKKGKHVYCPSQLSSEDLARVPANSTSNILNRLLISYDPRIRPNFKGIPVEDRVNIFINSFGSIQETTMDYRVNIFLRQRWNDPRLKLPDDFKSDSLTVDPKMFKCLWKPDLFFANEKSANFHDVTQENILLFIFRNGDVLISMRLSITLSCPLDLTLFPMDTQKCKMQLESFGYTTDDLQFMWQTGDPVQMDAIALPQFDIRQEDITYGNCTKYYAGTGYYTCVEVIFTLRRQVGFYMMGVYAPTLLIVVLSWLSFWINPDASAARVPLGILSVLSLSSECTSLASELPKVSYVKAIDIWLIACLLFGFASLVEYAVVQVMLNSPKRIEAEKAKIASKEKAAGKSPAARNNTVNGTGGTPLHVSTLHVAETRCKKVCTSKSDLRTNDFSIVGSLPRDFELSNFDCYGKPINTGSGLGKSQAKNNKKPPPPKPVIPSAAKRIDLYARALFPFSFLFFNVIYWSTYL; encoded by the exons ACAGCTGTCATCTGAGGATCTGGCCCGGGTCCCTGCAAATTCAACCAGCAACATCTTGAACAGGTTACTGATCAGCTATGATCCCAGAATAAGGCCCAACTTCAAAG GAATTCCTGTGGAGGATAGAGTGAACATTTTCATCAACAGCTTTGGCTCAATCCAAGAAACAACCATG GATTACAGAGTCAACATCTTCTTGCGGCAGCGCTGGAATGACCCCAGGCTGAAACTGCCAGACGACTTCAAGTCCGATTCTCTCACTGTTGATCCCAAGATGTTCAAATGTCTCTGGAAACCCGACCTGTTCTTCGCTAATGAGAAGAGCGCCAACTTTCATGATGTTACCCAAGAAAATATTCTCCTCTTCATCTTCCGTAATGGAGATGTTCTAATCAGTATGAG GTTGTCCATCACCCTTTCTTGTCCGCTGGATCTAACCTTATTCCCTATGGACACACAGAAGTGTAAAATGCAACTTGAAAGCT TTGGTTATACAACAGATGACCTGCAATTTATGTGGCAGACAGGAGACCCTGTGCAAATGGATGCTATTGCTCTGCCACAGTTTGATATCCGACAAGAAGATATTACTTATGGAAACTGCACCAAATACTATGCAGGCACAG GGTACTACACTTGTGTAGAGGTTATCTTCACCCTAAGGCGACAGGTTGGCTTCTACATGATGGGTGTTTATGCCCCTACGCTGCTCATCGTAGTCCTTTCATGGCTTTCCTTCTGGATAAACCCTGATGCAAGTGCTGCCAGGGTTCCTTTGG GCATCCTCTCAGTGCTCTCTTTGTCCTCTGAGTGTACCTCCTTGGCCTCAGAGCTGCCTAAAGTATCCTACGTCAAGGCTATCGACATCTGGCTCATTGCTTGCCTGCTGTTTGGTTTCGCCTCGCTGGTGGAGTATGCCGTGGTTCAAGTGATGCTCAACAGCCCAAAACGCATTGAGGCAGAGAAGGCAAAGATAGCATCCAAAGAGAAGGCTGCAGGAAAGAGCCCTGCTGCCCGGAACAACACGGTCAACGGAACCGGAGGGACACCGCTTCACGTCAGCACCTTGCAT GTGGCTGAGACCCGCTGCAAGAAGGTATGCACCTCTAAATCAGACCTGAGGACCAATGATTTCAGCATTGTGGGTTCACTCCCACGGGACTTTGAACTGTCAAACTTTGACTGCTACGGGAAGCCCATCAATACTGGTTCTGGTCTCGGCAAATCCCAAGCAAAGAACAACAAGAAACCTCCTCCCCCAAAGCCGGTCATCCCCTCTGCTGCCAAAAGAATTGACCTGTACGCGAGAGCTCTCTTCCCTTTCTCCTTCCTCTTCTTTAATGTGATTTACTGGTCTACATATTTGTGA